A genomic stretch from Peromyscus eremicus chromosome 6, PerEre_H2_v1, whole genome shotgun sequence includes:
- the LOC131913787 gene encoding speckle-type POZ protein-like — MAGDGTIQRWDHTQISLQNFSYLWTISNFHSIVEERLGSLRSPTFSIEANDKWCLTVNPNGLDEVSADYLSVNLVLLSCLKSHVWAKFQFWIISDKGEKKQTRRSQTAFRFVPGLGYGFKKYILRDFLLSHAPRLLPHDQLTLLCMVSVVKYSFSISDQNRKPGIQVPRCTLADELGELWDNSRFTDCCLVVSGQEFQAHRAILAARSPVFRAMFQHDMEESRKNRVEIPDLEPQVFKAMMDFIYTGTAPDLDSMADTLLAVADRYGLERLKVMCEDAILRDLSVENAAHTLFLADLHNSGQLKTQALDFITAHAFEVSETSGWKAMVGSYPHLVAEAQRFLASAHLPFLEPLFKSLKQS, encoded by the coding sequence ATGGCAGGAGATGGGACCATCCAAAGATGGGACCACACTCAAATCAGCCTTCAGAATTTCTCCTACCTGTGGACCATCAGCAACTTCCATTCTATTGTGGAGGAAAGGCTAGGAAGCCTTAGAAGCCCAACTTTTTCAATAGAGgccaatgacaaatggtgtttgacAGTAAACCCGAACGGACTCGATGAAGTAAGTGCAGATTACCTGTCAGTTAATCTAGTTTTgctcagctgtctaaagagtcatgtttgggcaaagttccagttctggatcataagtgacaaaggagagaaaaagcaaaCCAGGAGGAGCCAAACAGCATTTAGGTTTGTGCCAGGCCTTGGTTACGGATTCAAAAAGTACATTCTTCGAGATTTCCTCCTGTCCCATGCACCTCGTCTTCTCCCACATGATCAGCTCACCCTCCTGTGCATGGTGAGCGTGGTCAAATACTCCTTCAGCATCTCTGACCAGAACAGGAAGCCAGGTATTCAAGTTCCAAGATGCACATTggcagatgagctaggagagctgtgggaTAATTCGAGATTCACAGATTGCTGCCTGGTGGTATCTGGCCAGGAATTTCAGGCTCACAgggccatcttagcagctcgctctcctgttttcagagccatgtttcaacatgacatggaggagagcagaaagaatcGCGTTGAGATCCCCgacctggagccacaagtcttcaaggcaatgatggacttcatttacacaggaacagcaccagacctggacagcatggcagatACTCTGCTGGCAGTTGCTGACAGGTATGGCCTGGagcgtttgaaggtcatgtgtgaggatgccatcctcagggacctctctgtggagaatgctgcccacactctcttcctggctgacctccacaactcagggcagctgaaaacccaggcattggatttcattacagctcatgcttttgaggtctctgagacctcaggctggaagGCAATGGTGGGCTCATATCCCCATCTAGTGGCTGAAGCACAACGTTTTCTGGCTTCTGCTCATCTCCCTTTCCTGGAGCCCCTTTTCAAAAGCTTGAAGCAATCCTAG